Proteins encoded within one genomic window of Lysinibacillus louembei:
- the alaS gene encoding alanine--tRNA ligase — protein sequence MKATDIRRLYLEFFKEKGHHHEPSAPLVPINDPTLLWINSGVATLKPYFDGRIIPKNPRITNAQKSIRTNDIENVGKTARHHTFFEMLGNFSIGDYFKKEAIHYAWEFLTDKKWMGFDPELLSITVHPEDEEAYNVWLNEIGIPEERIIRLEGNFWDIGEGPSGPNSEIFYDRGEAYGVNTPEEEMYPGGENERYLEIWNLVFSQFNHNPDHTYTPLPKQNIDTGMGLERIVSVVQNVPTNFDTDLFMPIIEKIEEFANRRYKRPNEVDLAEIFGSQEDVNTPFKVIADHIRTVAFAIGDGALPSNEGRGYVLRRLLRRAVRYAKQIGIEKPFMFELVPTVGAIMQDFYPEVTEKQEFIQRVIKNEEVRFHETLDGGLSIFNEVVAAQKAAGETFIPGADAFRLYDTYGFPIELTEEYAEEVGMTVDHEGFEVAMEEQRERARAARQDVDSMQVQSEVLANLKEPSTFVGFDTLTAETKVTALVIEGQTAEVASEGQEALVLLAETPFYAEMGGQIADHGYISNDNFTAFVKDVQKAPNGQPLHTVVIESGELHVNDAVKATVDREERKLIIKNHTATHIMQRALKDILGDHVNQAGSYVGPDRLRFDFSHFGQVTKEELAQIERAVNEKIWEDIEVVIAEMPIDEAKAMGAMALFGEKYGDVVRVVSVGNYSIELCGGIHVTRTSEIGFFKIVSEGGIGAGTRRIEAVTGKGAYLAAKEEEAILIEAAAQFKANPKDLVARITGLQADYKELQRENESLSQKIANAQAGAILDAAQKIGDVTVLATKVDAKDNNQLRQMMDDLKEKMVNAVIVLGAVDGDKVMLCAGVTKDLVGGSYHAGNIVKMVAEACGGKGGGRPDMAMAGAKDGTKLEQALNSVYDYVKGI from the coding sequence ATGAAAGCAACTGATATTCGACGACTGTACTTAGAGTTTTTCAAGGAAAAAGGGCATCATCATGAGCCATCTGCACCACTTGTTCCAATTAATGACCCTACTTTATTGTGGATTAACTCAGGTGTGGCAACATTAAAGCCATATTTTGATGGCCGTATTATTCCAAAAAATCCGCGCATTACAAACGCGCAAAAATCAATACGTACAAATGATATTGAAAATGTAGGGAAAACAGCGCGTCATCATACATTTTTCGAAATGCTAGGCAACTTCTCTATTGGCGATTACTTTAAAAAAGAAGCGATTCATTATGCATGGGAGTTTTTAACGGATAAAAAATGGATGGGCTTTGACCCAGAGCTACTATCCATTACAGTGCACCCAGAGGACGAGGAAGCATACAATGTTTGGTTGAATGAAATTGGCATTCCAGAGGAGCGTATTATTCGTTTAGAGGGCAATTTCTGGGATATCGGTGAAGGTCCATCTGGTCCAAACTCGGAAATTTTCTATGACCGTGGAGAGGCATACGGTGTTAATACACCAGAGGAGGAAATGTACCCAGGTGGTGAAAATGAGCGCTATTTAGAAATTTGGAACCTTGTATTTTCACAGTTTAACCATAATCCAGACCATACGTATACACCGCTGCCAAAGCAGAATATTGATACAGGAATGGGCTTAGAGCGTATCGTTTCAGTTGTGCAAAATGTGCCAACAAACTTTGATACGGACTTATTTATGCCAATTATTGAAAAAATCGAGGAATTTGCGAACCGTCGTTATAAACGTCCAAATGAAGTAGATTTAGCAGAAATTTTCGGCTCACAGGAAGATGTTAATACACCATTTAAAGTGATTGCAGACCATATTCGTACAGTGGCATTTGCGATTGGAGATGGCGCATTACCATCAAACGAAGGGCGTGGCTATGTATTGCGCCGCTTATTACGTCGTGCTGTACGCTATGCGAAGCAAATCGGCATTGAAAAGCCGTTTATGTTTGAGCTAGTACCAACAGTTGGAGCAATTATGCAAGATTTCTACCCAGAAGTAACAGAGAAACAAGAGTTTATCCAGCGTGTGATTAAAAATGAAGAAGTGCGCTTCCATGAAACGTTGGATGGCGGTTTATCGATTTTCAATGAAGTTGTTGCAGCGCAAAAAGCAGCAGGCGAAACATTTATTCCAGGTGCTGATGCATTCCGTCTATATGATACGTACGGTTTCCCAATTGAATTAACAGAGGAATATGCGGAAGAGGTAGGCATGACAGTTGACCACGAAGGCTTTGAAGTGGCAATGGAGGAGCAACGTGAGCGCGCACGTGCAGCTCGTCAAGATGTTGATTCAATGCAAGTGCAAAGCGAAGTGTTAGCGAACTTAAAGGAGCCTAGCACCTTCGTAGGCTTTGACACATTAACGGCTGAAACAAAGGTGACAGCACTTGTTATCGAGGGGCAAACGGCTGAGGTTGCTTCAGAAGGGCAGGAAGCGTTAGTATTGCTTGCAGAAACACCGTTTTATGCGGAAATGGGTGGTCAAATTGCTGACCATGGCTATATTTCAAACGACAACTTCACAGCGTTTGTGAAAGATGTGCAAAAAGCACCAAATGGTCAACCATTACACACAGTGGTTATTGAATCAGGCGAATTGCATGTAAATGATGCAGTAAAAGCAACAGTTGACCGTGAAGAGCGCAAGCTAATTATAAAAAACCATACAGCAACACATATTATGCAACGTGCATTAAAAGATATTCTAGGTGACCACGTCAACCAAGCAGGCTCATATGTTGGACCAGATCGTTTACGCTTCGATTTCTCTCATTTTGGTCAAGTGACGAAGGAAGAGCTCGCACAAATTGAACGTGCAGTGAACGAAAAAATTTGGGAAGATATTGAAGTTGTTATTGCTGAAATGCCGATTGATGAAGCGAAGGCAATGGGCGCAATGGCACTATTTGGTGAGAAGTATGGCGATGTAGTGCGTGTTGTTTCTGTAGGTAATTATTCAATCGAGCTATGTGGTGGTATTCATGTGACACGCACATCTGAAATTGGCTTCTTCAAAATTGTATCTGAGGGCGGTATTGGTGCAGGTACGCGACGTATTGAAGCGGTAACAGGTAAAGGTGCATATTTAGCTGCGAAGGAAGAGGAAGCAATTTTAATAGAGGCTGCGGCGCAATTTAAAGCAAATCCGAAAGATTTAGTAGCACGTATCACAGGCTTACAGGCAGACTACAAAGAATTGCAGCGCGAAAACGAATCATTATCACAAAAAATCGCTAATGCACAAGCGGGTGCAATTTTAGATGCGGCACAAAAAATTGGTGATGTGACAGTGTTAGCAACAAAGGTTGATGCGAAAGACAACAATCAGCTGCGTCAAATGATGGATGATTTAAAAGAGAAAATGGTCAATGCAGTCATCGTATTAGGTGCTGTTGATGGTGATAAAGTGATGCTTTGCGCAGGTGTAACAAAAGATTTAGTTGGTGGAAGCTACCATGCTGGAAATATTGTTAAAATGGTTGCAGAAGCTTGTGGCGGTAAAGGTGGCGGTCGTCCAGATATGGCGATGGCTGGTGCGAAAGACGGCACAAAACTTGAACAAGCGCTAAATTCTGTGTATGATTATGTAAAAGGCATTTAA